The proteins below are encoded in one region of Canis lupus familiaris isolate Mischka breed German Shepherd chromosome 21, alternate assembly UU_Cfam_GSD_1.0, whole genome shotgun sequence:
- the OR52B2 gene encoding olfactory receptor family 52 subfamily B member 2 has translation MTHTNFTIFHPAVFVLLGIPGWEAYHIWLSVPLCLMYITAVLGNTILIVVIITDRNLHEPMYFFLSMLAITDILLSTTTVPKALAIFWLHAHNIAFDACVTQVFFVHVMFVGESAILLAMAFDRFVAICAPLHYTTVLTWRVVGRIALAIVTRSFCIIFPVIFLLKRLPFCRTNIVPHSYCEHIGVARLACADITINIWYGFSVPIVMVILDVILIAVSYSLILRAVFRLPSQDARHKALSTCGSHLCVILMFYVPSFFTLLTHRFGRNIPRHVHILLANLYVVVPPMLNPIVYGVKTKQIREGVAHRFLDIKTWCCASPLG, from the coding sequence ATGACTCACACCAACTTTACCATCTTCCACCCTGCAGTTTTTGTCTTactgggcatccctgggtgggaGGCTTACCACATTTGGCTATCAGTACCCCTCTGCCTCATGTATATCACTGCTGTCCTGGGGAACACCATCCTGATAGTGGTCATCATCACAGATCGTAATCTTCATGagcccatgtacttcttcctctctATGCTGGCCATCACGGACATCCTGCTGTCTACCACTACTGTACCCAAAGCTCTAGCCATCTTTTGGCTCCATGCCCATAATATTGCTTTTGATGCTTGTGTCACCCAAGTTTTCTTTGTCCATGTGATGTTTGTAGGGGAGTCAGCCATCCTATTAGCTATGGCCTTTGACCGCTTTGTGGCCATCTGTGCTCCCTTGCATTATACAACAGTGCTAACATGGCGAGTTGTGGGAAGGATTGCTCTGGCCATTGTCACCCGAAGCTTTTGCATCATCTTCCCAGTGATCTTCTTATTGAAGCGGCTGCCCTTCTGCCGGACCAACATCGTCCCCCATTCCTATTGTGAGCATATTGGAGTGGCCCGGTTGGCCTGTGCTGACATCACCATTAACATCTGGTATGGCTTCTCAGTGCCCATTGTCATGGTCATCTTGGATGTGATCCTCATTGCTGTGTCTTACTCACTGATCCTCCGAGCAGTGTTTCGTTTGCCCTCCCAGGATGCCCGGCACAAGGCCCTCAGCACTTGTGGCTCCCACCTCTGTGTCATCCTCATGTTTTATGTTCCATCCTTCTTTACACTATTGACCCACCGCTTTGGACGTAACATTCCTCGACATGTCCATATCCTGCTGGCCAATCTTTATGTGGTGGTACCACCCATGCTCAACCCCATCGTCTATGGTGTGAAGACTAAGCAGATCCGGGAGGGTGTAGCCCACCGGTTTCTTGACATCAAGACTTGGTGCTGTGCTTCCCCTCTGGGCTAA